A single region of the Epinephelus fuscoguttatus linkage group LG14, E.fuscoguttatus.final_Chr_v1 genome encodes:
- the arf6b gene encoding ADP-ribosylation factor 6b has translation MGKMLSKIFGNKEMRILMLGLDAAGKTTILYKLKLGQSVTTIPTVGFNVETVTYKNVKFNVWDVGGQDKIRPLWRHYYTGTQGLIFVVDCADRDRIDEARQELHRIINDREMRDAIILIFANKQDLPDAMKPHEIQEKLGLTRIRDRNWYVQPSCATTGDGLYEGLTWLTSNYKS, from the coding sequence ATGGGGAAAATGCTGTCTAAAATATTTGGCAACAAGGAGATGAGAATATTAATGCTCGGACTTGATGCTGCTGGAAAGACAACAATCCTTTACAAACTGAAACTCGGACAGTCTGTCACCACAATCCCCACAGTCGGCTTCAATGTGGAGACTGTCACCTACAAAAATGTCAAGTTCAACGTCTGGGATGTTGGGGGCCAAGATAAGATTCGTCCTCTGTGGCGACACTACTACACGGGCACCCAGGGGTTAATTTTTGTGGTGGATTGCGCGGACAGGGATCGCATCGACGAGGCAAGGCAGGAGCTCCACCGCATCATTAATGACCGGGAGATGAGGGATGCCATCATCTTGATATTCGCCAATAAGCAAGACCTTCCGGATGCCATGAAGCCACATGAAATCCAGGAGAAGCTCGGATTGACCCGCATCAGAGATAGGAATTGGTATGTTCAGCCCTCCTGTGCGACCACAGGTGATGGACTGTATGAGGGCTTGACATGGCTAACCTCAAATTACAAATCTTAA